In Streptomyces sp. NBC_01426, one genomic interval encodes:
- a CDS encoding DJ-1/PfpI family protein, translating to MPDAVPREGALSGTRIAVLVESDFYEPEIFYYRHRFAEEGAEVDFLTRLWGNDSLTFTGHEYRAPFTADRSLEGLTDEELRRYAAIIVPSGMVADRLRYTEDVDVLAPATELLRRAFAEPTVLKGIICHGMWLAASIPDTVRGRKVVCHNNLVGDVRNMGAQYVDEDVVVDGDLVTGRTGAHHHLFARRIIELIAAGRGRGAD from the coding sequence GTGCCTGACGCCGTACCGCGCGAGGGAGCGCTGTCCGGGACCCGGATCGCGGTCCTGGTCGAGAGCGACTTCTACGAACCGGAGATCTTCTACTACCGGCACCGCTTCGCGGAGGAGGGCGCCGAGGTCGACTTCCTGACCCGGCTGTGGGGCAACGACTCCCTCACCTTCACCGGGCACGAGTACCGGGCGCCGTTCACCGCCGACCGGTCCCTGGAGGGGCTGACCGACGAGGAACTGCGCCGGTACGCGGCGATCATCGTGCCCTCGGGCATGGTGGCCGACCGGCTGCGCTACACCGAGGACGTGGACGTGCTCGCCCCGGCGACGGAGCTGCTGCGCAGGGCCTTCGCGGAGCCGACGGTCCTCAAGGGGATCATCTGCCACGGCATGTGGCTGGCCGCCTCGATCCCCGACACCGTCCGCGGCCGCAAGGTCGTCTGCCACAACAACCTCGTCGGCGACGTCCGGAACATGGGCGCCCAGTACGTGGACGAGGACGTGGTCGTCGACGGCGACCTGGTCACCGGCCGCACCGGCGCCCACCACCACCTCTTCGCCCGGCGGATCATCGAGCTGATCGCGGCCGGCCGCGGCCGGGGCGCCGACTGA
- a CDS encoding VOC family protein, producing MVWSHVGLNCADQKATEEFYTRYFGFRRARVVDLGEATIVFLRQGDAYLELFAAGTEPAIPAHDDGPQAPGRLRHLAFRTDDVDAFLAELGDAAEVTLGPMDFDDFIHGWRTVWVRDPDGVIVEVSQGFEDEPGTPRQPGGPFNETDGA from the coding sequence ATGGTCTGGTCGCACGTCGGCCTGAACTGCGCCGACCAGAAGGCCACCGAGGAGTTCTACACCCGGTACTTCGGCTTCCGGCGGGCCCGCGTGGTCGACCTCGGAGAGGCGACGATCGTCTTCCTGCGCCAGGGGGACGCGTACCTGGAACTCTTCGCGGCCGGCACGGAGCCGGCGATCCCGGCCCACGACGACGGGCCGCAGGCGCCGGGGCGGCTGCGTCACCTGGCCTTCCGGACCGACGACGTGGACGCGTTCCTGGCGGAGCTGGGGGACGCGGCCGAAGTGACCCTGGGACCGATGGACTTCGACGACTTCATCCACGGCTGGCGGACCGTCTGGGTCCGCGACCCCGACGGGGTGATCGTCGAGGTCAGCCAGGGATTCGAGGACGAGCCCGGCACGCCGCGACAGCCCGGTGGGCCCTTCAACGAAACGGACGGTGCATGA
- a CDS encoding AGE family epimerase/isomerase, whose protein sequence is MADAVSFSFSDTIAGYVSRFDSGTRLLGLKTADGRAFEVSLAGDPSAELVRNLDEPYVDASGHLDEMLSPGRFLYVHGIHYPEHGGRFDAKRLVFLGRGAEDYRFEEPSWWVKQIESLATFYRRAQFGDGPVDFTEYRTEIRLGGDKTASHVQETDTISRLVYGMASAYLLTGKDEYLEVAERGTEYLRKHMRVVDSEEDVVFWYHGISVDGDSERKLFTSEFSDDYDAIPMYEQIYALAGPIQTYRVTGDVRIKNDADATIRLFDKFFHDPEQGGYYSHIDPILFSADHESLGENAERKNWNSVGDHAPAYLINLYLATGEQKYADFLEYTFDTIADRFPDYENSPFVQERFHRDWSADTEHSWQQNRAVVGHNLKIAWNLMRMNSLKAKPAYEELARRIGDIMPAVGSDVQRGGWYDVVERTRSGDEESHRFAWHDRKAWWQQEQAILAYLILDGTVGGDAYRREARQAEAFYNTFFLDHDEGAVYFNVLAGGTPYLLGTERLKGSHSMSMYHSAELCYLSAVYNNLLINGREMDFHFQPDPTNLPDRVLRVSPDLLPAGSVAVASVEIDEKPWTDFDADGLTVRLPDVQGRVKVKVRLRPVNRK, encoded by the coding sequence ATGGCGGATGCCGTGAGCTTCTCCTTCTCCGACACCATCGCCGGTTACGTCAGCCGCTTCGACTCCGGCACCCGGCTGCTCGGCCTGAAGACCGCGGACGGCCGCGCGTTCGAGGTGTCGCTGGCCGGCGACCCGAGCGCCGAACTGGTCCGCAACCTCGACGAGCCCTACGTCGACGCCTCCGGGCACCTCGACGAGATGCTCTCGCCCGGCCGCTTCCTCTACGTCCACGGGATCCACTACCCCGAGCACGGCGGCCGGTTCGACGCCAAGCGCCTGGTGTTCCTCGGCCGCGGCGCGGAGGACTACCGGTTCGAGGAACCGAGCTGGTGGGTCAAGCAGATCGAATCGCTGGCCACCTTCTACCGGCGCGCGCAGTTCGGCGACGGCCCGGTGGACTTCACCGAGTACCGCACCGAGATCCGGCTCGGCGGGGACAAGACGGCCAGTCATGTCCAGGAGACCGACACGATCTCCCGCCTGGTCTACGGCATGGCCTCGGCCTACCTGCTGACCGGCAAGGACGAGTACTTGGAGGTCGCCGAACGCGGCACCGAGTACCTGCGCAAGCACATGCGGGTCGTGGACAGCGAGGAGGACGTGGTCTTCTGGTACCACGGCATCAGCGTGGACGGGGACAGCGAACGCAAGCTGTTCACCTCGGAGTTCTCCGACGACTACGACGCGATCCCGATGTACGAGCAGATCTACGCCCTGGCCGGCCCGATCCAGACCTACCGGGTCACCGGCGACGTCCGGATCAAGAACGACGCCGACGCCACCATCCGGCTCTTCGACAAGTTCTTCCACGACCCGGAGCAGGGCGGCTACTACTCGCACATCGACCCGATCCTCTTCAGCGCCGACCACGAGTCGCTGGGGGAGAACGCGGAGCGCAAGAACTGGAACTCGGTCGGCGACCACGCGCCCGCCTACCTGATCAACCTGTACCTGGCGACCGGCGAGCAGAAGTACGCCGACTTCCTGGAGTACACCTTCGACACCATCGCGGACCGCTTCCCGGACTACGAGAACAGCCCGTTCGTCCAGGAGCGCTTCCACCGCGACTGGTCGGCCGACACGGAGCACAGCTGGCAGCAGAACCGCGCCGTCGTCGGTCACAACCTCAAGATCGCCTGGAACCTGATGCGGATGAACTCGCTGAAGGCCAAGCCGGCGTACGAGGAACTGGCGCGCAGGATCGGCGACATCATGCCGGCCGTCGGCAGCGACGTGCAGCGCGGCGGCTGGTACGACGTGGTCGAGCGGACCAGGTCCGGCGACGAGGAGTCGCACCGCTTCGCCTGGCACGACCGCAAGGCCTGGTGGCAGCAGGAACAGGCGATCCTCGCCTACCTCATCCTCGACGGCACCGTCGGCGGGGACGCGTACCGGCGCGAGGCCCGGCAGGCGGAGGCCTTCTACAACACCTTCTTCCTCGACCACGACGAGGGCGCCGTCTACTTCAACGTGCTGGCCGGCGGCACCCCGTACCTCCTCGGCACCGAGCGCCTCAAGGGCAGCCACTCGATGTCGATGTACCACTCGGCGGAGCTCTGCTACCTCTCCGCCGTCTACAACAACCTGCTCATCAACGGTCGGGAGATGGACTTCCACTTCCAACCCGACCCCACGAACCTGCCCGACCGCGTGCTGCGCGTCTCGCCCGACCTGCTTCCCGCGGGATCCGTGGCCGTCGCGTCCGTCGAGATCGACGAGAAGCCGTGGACGGACTTCGACGCGGACGGCCTGACCGTGCGGCTGCCCGACGTCCAGGGACGGGTCAAGGTCAAGGTCCGGCTCCGGCCCGTCAACCGGAAGTAG
- a CDS encoding STAS domain-containing protein: MTLSVKERRNKTATVLVATGEINSETSGALLQALLPLVREGRPLRIDLTAVDYVSSAGLRTLLVVYREAQHAGVAVTLYGVSEEVRFVMSATGFLDFFSAGEAAAAEAKAKAKAAR, encoded by the coding sequence ATGACACTGAGTGTGAAGGAACGTCGGAACAAGACGGCCACCGTGCTCGTCGCCACCGGCGAAATCAACAGCGAGACCTCGGGCGCACTGCTCCAGGCCCTGCTGCCGCTGGTCCGCGAGGGCCGGCCACTGCGCATCGACCTCACCGCCGTCGACTACGTCTCCAGCGCGGGATTGCGCACCCTGCTCGTCGTCTACCGCGAGGCGCAGCACGCCGGCGTCGCGGTGACCCTGTACGGGGTGAGCGAGGAGGTCCGGTTCGTCATGTCGGCCACCGGCTTCCTCGACTTCTTCTCGGCCGGCGAGGCCGCGGCCGCCGAGGCCAAGGCCAAGGCGAAGGCCGCGCGATGA
- the glgX gene encoding glycogen debranching protein GlgX has protein sequence MTEPRSEQVLRVDAYPTHEVGGYRVRAGKPFPFGANVVPGGVSFSVFSDQATSMTLVLFERGKPEPMAELEFPEEFRTGSVFAMTVFGLDHENIEYGYRADGPYDPVTGHRFDARQILSDPYARLIAGRDVWGVEPDRSRGYQYRSRVCLQDFDWADDTPLRIPAEDLVVYEAHVRGFTRHPSSGVTAPGTFAGLREKIPYLRELGVNCVELLPVFEFDESDNPRSNPETGEKLYDYWGYNTVSFFAPKAGYAATGRYGMQGDEFRTLIKDLHAAGIEVILDVVFNHTAEGNEQGPTISFKGLDNATYYMLTPEGYYFNFSGTGNTVNCNHPVVRNYVLDCLRHWVADYHIDGFRFDLAAILGRSADGTPLPNPPLLELLAYDPVLRHTKLIAEAWDAGGLYEVGNFPAYGRWAEWNGKYRDTVRSFLKGDPGVTGELATRIAGSPDLYSGRGTSASVNFLTAHDGFSLADLVSYNDKHNEANGEGNNDGGNDNASWNCGVEGPTDDPAVNALRERQMKNALAILFTSQGIPMLLSGDEVARTQQGNNNTYCQDNELSWFDWDQVDRNAELLRFTREMIAFRKHHRELRATVHPTGRIRDGLGLPDISWHGERAWQPDWSGDSRLLAVARCGTGDDDVVYVAMNAHWESHDLELPALPGGRSWHLFADTGNEAPYDIRTPGAEQELDNAGKYLIGPRSVVILVGRTNDPETTGTL, from the coding sequence ATGACCGAGCCCCGGTCCGAACAGGTGCTGCGCGTCGACGCGTACCCGACCCACGAGGTGGGCGGGTACCGCGTCCGGGCGGGCAAGCCGTTCCCCTTCGGGGCCAACGTGGTCCCCGGCGGGGTCAGCTTCTCCGTCTTCTCCGACCAGGCCACCTCCATGACCCTGGTCCTCTTCGAGCGCGGAAAGCCCGAGCCGATGGCCGAGCTGGAGTTCCCGGAGGAGTTCCGCACCGGCAGCGTCTTCGCCATGACGGTCTTCGGCCTCGACCACGAGAACATCGAGTACGGGTACCGGGCCGACGGCCCCTACGACCCGGTCACGGGGCACCGCTTCGACGCCCGCCAGATCCTCTCCGACCCCTACGCGCGGCTGATCGCCGGCCGTGACGTGTGGGGCGTGGAACCCGACCGCAGCCGCGGCTACCAGTACCGCTCGCGGGTCTGCCTCCAGGACTTCGACTGGGCGGACGACACCCCGCTGAGGATCCCCGCCGAGGACCTGGTCGTGTACGAGGCCCACGTGCGCGGCTTCACCCGGCACCCTTCCTCGGGGGTCACCGCCCCCGGCACCTTCGCGGGGCTGCGCGAGAAGATCCCGTACCTGAGGGAACTCGGGGTCAACTGCGTCGAACTGCTGCCGGTGTTCGAGTTCGACGAGAGCGACAACCCGCGGAGCAACCCGGAGACGGGCGAGAAGCTCTACGACTACTGGGGCTACAACACCGTGTCGTTCTTCGCGCCCAAGGCCGGCTACGCGGCCACCGGACGCTACGGGATGCAGGGCGACGAGTTCCGGACCCTGATCAAGGACCTGCACGCCGCCGGCATCGAGGTCATCCTCGACGTCGTCTTCAACCACACCGCCGAGGGCAACGAGCAGGGCCCGACGATCTCCTTCAAGGGGCTCGACAACGCCACGTACTACATGCTCACGCCCGAGGGGTACTACTTCAACTTCAGCGGCACCGGCAACACCGTCAACTGCAACCACCCCGTCGTGCGCAACTACGTGCTCGACTGCCTGCGCCACTGGGTCGCCGACTACCACATCGACGGCTTCCGCTTCGACCTGGCCGCCATCCTCGGCCGGTCCGCGGACGGCACCCCGCTGCCCAACCCGCCACTGCTGGAACTCCTCGCCTACGACCCCGTCCTGCGCCACACCAAGCTCATCGCCGAGGCCTGGGACGCGGGCGGCCTGTACGAGGTCGGCAACTTCCCGGCGTACGGCCGCTGGGCGGAGTGGAACGGCAAGTACCGCGACACCGTGCGCAGCTTCCTCAAGGGCGACCCCGGGGTGACCGGGGAACTCGCCACCCGCATCGCCGGCTCTCCCGACCTCTACTCCGGTCGCGGGACCTCCGCGTCGGTCAACTTCCTGACCGCGCACGACGGTTTCTCGCTCGCCGACCTGGTCTCCTACAACGACAAGCACAACGAGGCCAACGGCGAGGGCAACAACGACGGGGGCAACGACAACGCCAGCTGGAACTGCGGCGTCGAGGGGCCGACCGACGACCCCGCCGTCAACGCGCTGCGCGAGCGCCAGATGAAGAACGCCCTCGCCATCCTCTTCACCAGCCAGGGCATCCCGATGCTGCTGTCCGGGGACGAGGTCGCACGCACCCAGCAGGGCAACAACAACACGTACTGCCAGGACAACGAACTCTCCTGGTTCGACTGGGACCAGGTCGACCGGAACGCCGAACTGCTGCGGTTCACCCGCGAGATGATCGCCTTCCGCAAACACCACCGCGAGCTGCGCGCCACCGTCCATCCCACCGGCCGCATCCGCGACGGCCTCGGACTGCCGGACATCAGCTGGCACGGGGAGCGGGCCTGGCAGCCCGACTGGTCCGGCGACAGCCGGTTGTTGGCGGTGGCCCGCTGCGGCACCGGCGACGACGACGTGGTGTACGTGGCCATGAACGCGCACTGGGAGTCGCACGACCTGGAACTGCCCGCCCTGCCGGGAGGCCGGAGCTGGCACCTGTTCGCCGACACCGGGAACGAGGCGCCGTACGACATCCGCACCCCCGGGGCGGAACAGGAACTCGACAACGCCGGCAAGTACCTGATCGGCCCGCGCTCGGTGGTGATCCTCGTGGGTCGCACGAACGATCCCGAGACGACCGGGACCCTCTGA
- a CDS encoding STAS domain-containing protein: MPLSVSLSIEGDTTVIELTGELDAKTAPEFHQTIEKAAGHGTSTVEIRMAGVGYMASAGLRSLVFAQQKVADHVTIKVVGAIEPVSRTIRTAGLDRSILLTDG, from the coding sequence ATGCCGCTTTCCGTGTCCCTGAGCATCGAGGGCGACACCACCGTGATCGAACTGACGGGCGAGCTGGACGCCAAGACCGCACCGGAGTTCCACCAGACCATCGAGAAGGCCGCCGGTCACGGCACCAGCACCGTCGAGATCCGGATGGCAGGCGTCGGCTACATGGCCAGCGCCGGACTGCGCTCCCTGGTCTTCGCCCAACAGAAGGTGGCCGACCACGTCACCATCAAGGTGGTCGGCGCCATCGAGCCCGTCTCCCGGACCATCCGCACGGCCGGACTGGACCGGAGCATCCTCCTCACCGATGGGTGA
- a CDS encoding ATP-binding protein gives MVELARKPCVLEVPATVGALGDIAAFVLRLAGRAGLGKRATYRIRLAVDELATNIVMHGYRGGDGRITVRGCSGPDGVRIVIEDTAPAFDPVEGRLPPAIGIPPQRRRVGGLGIHLALTSVDAYHYARRDSRNISTLTVKAEGTDPCPPRP, from the coding sequence ATGGTCGAACTGGCGAGGAAGCCCTGTGTGCTGGAGGTGCCCGCCACGGTGGGGGCACTGGGCGACATCGCCGCGTTCGTCCTGCGGCTGGCCGGTCGGGCCGGGCTCGGCAAGAGAGCCACCTACCGGATCCGGCTGGCCGTGGACGAACTGGCCACCAACATCGTGATGCACGGATACCGGGGCGGCGACGGACGGATCACCGTCCGCGGCTGCTCCGGCCCGGACGGGGTGCGGATCGTCATCGAGGACACCGCACCGGCGTTCGACCCCGTCGAAGGGCGCCTGCCCCCCGCCATCGGGATCCCCCCGCAGCGACGGCGGGTCGGCGGCCTCGGTATTCACCTCGCGCTGACCAGCGTGGACGCATACCACTACGCCCGCAGGGACAGCCGCAACATCAGCACGCTGACCGTGAAGGCCGAGGGGACGGATCCATGCCCTCCACGTCCGTGA
- a CDS encoding PP2C family protein-serine/threonine phosphatase, whose translation MPSTSVIILDEYPPPPAELLDALRLMDAEPVSRTLSQLLHDRQETLPVADVLLAPAEADGGAVRAAVRRLRRRAGAPIVVVWTVAGFTKLEEHVRLGHDYLVPPFLPALVGARLHSCSERAGLGRTLREADARAELMGYEKELEIGREIQAGFLPESLPVPDGWEIDVCFRPARQVAGDFYDVFELSRGRRLAVVVADVCDKGVGAALFMALIRSLLRHTAENSGLQHLMAAGRTGGSRRTPVVGATPLLNAVTATNGYLTRNHLRQGYFATLFFGVLDPLTGSLVYINGGHNPPLLLSGSGDVPVPLDVTGPAVGVLPDCVYTLGYAQVNPGDTLFVFTDGVPEARCPDGAFLGDARMLELLAGPPANGKDTVERMDRAVREHTGTAEQHDDVTMLALHRPRAARGPHADGAGHRVVA comes from the coding sequence ATGCCCTCCACGTCCGTGATCATCCTTGACGAGTACCCCCCGCCCCCGGCCGAACTGCTCGACGCGCTACGGCTGATGGACGCGGAACCCGTCTCGCGCACGCTGTCGCAACTGCTGCACGACCGCCAGGAGACGCTGCCCGTCGCCGACGTGCTGCTCGCCCCGGCCGAGGCCGACGGGGGGGCCGTACGGGCGGCCGTGCGCAGGCTGCGCCGCCGGGCCGGCGCCCCCATCGTGGTCGTCTGGACGGTGGCCGGGTTCACCAAGCTGGAGGAACACGTGCGGCTCGGTCACGACTACCTCGTACCGCCGTTCCTGCCGGCCCTGGTCGGGGCCCGGCTGCACAGCTGCTCCGAGCGCGCCGGACTCGGCCGAACCCTGCGGGAAGCCGATGCGCGCGCGGAACTCATGGGATATGAGAAGGAGTTGGAGATCGGTCGGGAGATCCAGGCGGGCTTCCTGCCCGAGTCGCTGCCCGTCCCGGACGGATGGGAGATCGACGTCTGCTTCCGGCCCGCCCGCCAGGTCGCCGGGGACTTCTACGACGTCTTCGAACTCTCCCGGGGACGCCGCCTCGCCGTCGTCGTCGCCGACGTCTGCGACAAGGGTGTCGGCGCCGCCCTCTTCATGGCACTGATCCGCTCCCTGCTGCGGCACACCGCCGAGAACAGCGGACTCCAGCACCTGATGGCGGCGGGCCGCACCGGCGGCAGCCGGCGCACCCCCGTCGTCGGCGCCACCCCCCTGCTCAACGCCGTCACCGCCACCAACGGCTACCTCACCCGCAACCACCTCAGACAGGGGTACTTCGCCACCCTGTTCTTCGGCGTGCTCGACCCGCTCACCGGGAGCCTCGTCTACATCAACGGCGGCCACAACCCGCCCCTGCTGCTCTCCGGATCGGGCGACGTACCCGTCCCGCTGGACGTCACCGGACCGGCCGTCGGGGTGCTGCCCGACTGCGTCTACACCCTCGGCTACGCCCAGGTGAACCCCGGCGACACCCTCTTCGTCTTCACCGACGGGGTGCCGGAGGCGCGCTGTCCCGACGGAGCCTTCCTCGGGGACGCGCGCATGCTCGAACTGCTCGCCGGCCCCCCGGCGAACGGCAAGGACACGGTCGAGCGGATGGACCGGGCGGTGCGCGAGCACACCGGCACCGCCGAACAGCACGACGACGTCACCATGCTGGCCCTGCACCGGCCACGTGCGGCGCGGGGGCCGCACGCGGACGGGGCCGGTCACCGGGTGGTGGCCTAG
- a CDS encoding MinD/ParA family ATP-binding protein has translation MTRTIAAHSHRGGTGKSSALANLALLIAAGGRRVGVVDTDIQSPTLDLLFRLPPGAGSLADYLLGRCEIEAAAQRTRLPGLYVVPARTGTPALRELMSTGYDVGLLPEGFDRLAGHFALDVLLLDTHAGLNNESVTAMASADVVMIMARADRIDLFGVEETIALVGRLACRRALVLSMAPEGIDRAAVRRRAEDVYGAPLAGILPYVPEMAALYGERIFAEAHPDHSLVGEFRTILSALDARDEVSRA, from the coding sequence ATGACCCGGACCATCGCGGCGCACTCCCACCGCGGCGGCACCGGGAAGTCCTCGGCCCTGGCCAACCTCGCCCTGCTGATCGCGGCCGGGGGACGCCGGGTGGGGGTGGTCGACACCGACATCCAGTCGCCCACCCTTGACCTGCTCTTCCGACTGCCACCCGGCGCCGGCTCGCTCGCCGACTACCTGCTCGGACGCTGCGAGATCGAGGCCGCGGCCCAGCGGACCCGGCTGCCCGGGCTGTACGTCGTACCGGCCCGGACCGGGACCCCGGCCCTGCGCGAGCTGATGTCCACCGGGTACGACGTGGGACTCCTGCCGGAGGGCTTCGACCGGCTGGCCGGGCACTTCGCGCTCGACGTGCTGCTGCTCGACACCCACGCCGGCCTCAACAACGAGTCGGTGACCGCGATGGCGAGCGCCGACGTGGTGATGATCATGGCGCGGGCGGACCGGATCGACCTCTTCGGGGTCGAGGAGACCATCGCCCTCGTCGGCCGGCTGGCCTGCCGGCGCGCCCTGGTCCTGAGCATGGCGCCCGAGGGCATCGACCGGGCCGCGGTCCGACGGCGGGCCGAGGACGTCTACGGGGCGCCGCTTGCCGGAATCCTTCCGTATGTGCCGGAAATGGCGGCGCTCTACGGAGAACGCATATTTGCAGAAGCCCATCCCGACCACTCCCTGGTCGGTGAATTCCGCACGATCCTGTCGGCGTTGGACGCACGTGACGAAGTATCACGGGCCTGA
- a CDS encoding type 1 glutamine amidotransferase domain-containing protein has protein sequence MKILVVMTAKATLHLLDGEQHPSGFWAEEFVVPHELFRAAGHTVDVATIGGVAPTVDQTSIDPQFLQWVRPAGSPNEDEANAAAYVRVIEETGQLRHPLALESLGEKDIAQYDGVYVSGGHGAIGDLPKSDELAQILRWVIAQDKPLATVCHGHTALLALRDGEGRWPFEGYLMTAFSHSEELVTDMAGRLPLILEVELTRLGARYEKAEAIWDSHVVVDRRLTTGQNPYSSKALAETFLEQLAKG, from the coding sequence ATGAAGATTCTCGTCGTCATGACGGCAAAGGCCACGCTCCATCTGCTGGACGGGGAACAACACCCCTCGGGATTTTGGGCCGAGGAATTCGTCGTCCCCCACGAGCTGTTCCGGGCCGCCGGTCACACCGTGGACGTGGCGACGATCGGCGGAGTGGCCCCCACCGTCGACCAGACCAGCATCGACCCGCAGTTCCTCCAGTGGGTCCGTCCGGCGGGTTCCCCGAACGAGGACGAGGCCAACGCCGCCGCATACGTCCGGGTCATCGAGGAGACCGGGCAACTGCGCCACCCCCTCGCGCTGGAATCCCTCGGCGAGAAGGACATCGCGCAGTACGACGGCGTCTACGTCAGCGGCGGCCACGGAGCCATCGGCGACCTGCCCAAGTCCGACGAACTCGCGCAGATCCTGCGCTGGGTCATCGCCCAGGACAAGCCGCTCGCCACCGTGTGCCACGGCCACACCGCGCTCCTCGCCCTGCGCGACGGCGAGGGCCGCTGGCCCTTCGAGGGCTACCTGATGACCGCCTTCTCGCACAGCGAGGAACTGGTCACCGACATGGCCGGCCGGCTCCCGCTGATCCTGGAGGTCGAGCTCACCCGGCTCGGCGCCCGGTACGAGAAGGCCGAGGCGATCTGGGACTCGCACGTGGTCGTGGACCGCAGGCTGACCACCGGCCAGAACCCGTACAGCTCGAAGGCCCTCGCCGAGACGTTCCTGGAGCAGCTCGCCAAGGGCTGA
- a CDS encoding aldehyde dehydrogenase family protein, translated as MTKRELSGRPLANPGKLFIGGQWVPARDGRTEPDVSPVDGQEIVPVAQAAAADADAAVAAARKAYEEGPWSRLSAQERALRLNRVGELIERDLEEIALLETVDMGKPFAFSSTVDAPMAAQLMHYYAGAVTRVDGSSRAPAGGQLAYTLREPLGVVCAITPFNFPLLLSMTKIAPALAAGNTVVHKPSPATPLTALKIAELFQEAEIPDGVLNVITGPGVELGETLTDHPDIDKIAFTGSTVVGQAIIRKSAGTLKKVTMELGGKSANIVFADADLDAAEELAFFGIYYNKGEICTAGSRLLLHRPIHDEMVERLVRRAAALKPGDPRDPETLFGPLAHRGQFDKVGSYIEIGEKEGAILRTGGTGWTPEGASGQGLYFLPTVFTGVDNGMRIAQEEIFGPVLSIIPFDTEEDAVRIANDSAYGLAAGVHTKDLRRAHRVASQIKAGTVWVNCYNQYDPSVPYGGYKASGYGRECGPESLESYTQTKSVWIGMD; from the coding sequence ATGACCAAGCGCGAGCTGAGCGGCCGGCCCCTGGCCAACCCCGGGAAACTGTTCATCGGCGGTCAATGGGTCCCGGCCCGGGACGGCCGCACCGAACCGGACGTCAGCCCCGTCGACGGGCAGGAGATCGTGCCGGTGGCCCAGGCCGCCGCCGCGGACGCGGACGCGGCCGTGGCCGCCGCCCGCAAGGCGTACGAGGAAGGGCCCTGGAGCAGGCTCTCCGCCCAGGAGCGCGCGCTGCGACTGAACCGGGTCGGTGAACTCATCGAACGTGACCTGGAGGAGATCGCGCTGCTGGAGACGGTGGACATGGGGAAACCCTTCGCCTTCTCCAGCACCGTCGACGCCCCGATGGCCGCACAGCTCATGCACTACTACGCGGGCGCGGTCACCCGGGTGGACGGCTCCTCCCGGGCGCCGGCCGGCGGACAGCTCGCGTACACCCTGCGCGAACCACTGGGAGTGGTGTGCGCCATCACCCCCTTCAACTTCCCGCTGCTGCTCTCGATGACGAAGATCGCCCCGGCCCTCGCGGCCGGGAACACGGTCGTCCACAAGCCCTCCCCGGCCACCCCGCTCACCGCGCTGAAGATCGCGGAGCTGTTCCAGGAGGCGGAGATCCCGGACGGCGTGTTGAACGTCATCACCGGTCCGGGGGTGGAACTGGGGGAGACCCTCACCGACCACCCGGACATCGACAAGATCGCCTTCACCGGCTCGACCGTCGTCGGCCAGGCCATCATCCGCAAGTCGGCCGGCACCCTGAAGAAGGTGACGATGGAACTCGGCGGCAAGTCCGCCAACATCGTCTTCGCCGACGCCGACCTCGACGCCGCCGAGGAACTCGCCTTCTTCGGCATCTACTACAACAAGGGCGAAATCTGCACCGCCGGCTCCCGGCTCCTCCTGCACCGCCCCATCCACGACGAGATGGTCGAACGGCTGGTCCGCCGGGCCGCCGCCCTCAAGCCCGGAGACCCCCGCGACCCCGAGACGCTGTTCGGTCCGCTGGCCCACCGCGGCCAGTTCGACAAGGTCGGCTCGTACATCGAGATCGGTGAGAAGGAAGGCGCGATCCTGCGCACCGGCGGCACCGGCTGGACCCCCGAGGGCGCCTCCGGCCAGGGCCTCTACTTCCTGCCGACCGTCTTCACCGGCGTCGACAACGGCATGCGCATCGCCCAGGAGGAGATCTTCGGGCCGGTCCTGTCGATCATCCCCTTCGACACCGAGGAGGACGCCGTGCGCATCGCCAACGACAGCGCGTACGGACTCGCCGCCGGTGTCCACACCAAGGACCTGCGGCGCGCCCACCGGGTCGCCTCGCAGATCAAGGCCGGCACGGTCTGGGTGAATTGCTACAACCAGTACGACCCCTCCGTGCCGTACGGCGGCTACAAGGCCTCCGGATACGGCCGCGAGTGCGGACCCGAATCCCTGGAGAGCTACACCCAGACCAAGTCGGTCTGGATCGGCATGGACTGA